The following proteins are co-located in the Vigna angularis cultivar LongXiaoDou No.4 chromosome 2, ASM1680809v1, whole genome shotgun sequence genome:
- the LOC108329723 gene encoding coronatine-insensitive protein 1, with protein sequence MTEERNVRKTRVVDVVLDCVIPYIDDPKDRDAVSQVCRRWYELDSLTRKHVTIALCYTTTPARLRRRFPHLESLKLKGKPRAAMFNLIPEDWGGHVTPWVEEISQYFDCLKSLHFRRMIVTDSDLQLLARSRGHVLQALKLDKCSGFSTDGLLHIGRLCKNLRVLFLEESSIIEKDGEWLHELALNNTVLEDLNFYLTDIACIRNQDLELLARNCPNLVSVKLTDCEILDLVNFFKHASALEEFCGGTYNAEPENYSAISLPAKLCRLGLTYIGKNELPIVFLFAGVLKKLDLLYAMLDTEDHCTLIRKCPNLEVLETRNVIGDRGLEVLGRCCRRLKRLRIERGDDDQGMEDEEGTVSHRGLIALSQGCSELEYMAVYVSDITNASLEHIGSHLKKLCDFRLVLLDHEKKITDLPLDNGVRALLRGCEKLRRFALYLRRGGLTDVGLGYIGQYSSNVRWMLLGYVGESDAGLLEFSKGCPSLQKLEMRGCSFFSERALAVAATRLTSLRYLWVQGYGASPSGHDLLAMARPFWNIELIPSRKVPNHQDETLVVEHPAHILAYYSLAGQRSDFPDTVVPLDTATRRVDA encoded by the exons ATGACGGAGGAGCGGAACGTGCGAAAAACACGTGTGGTCGACGTGGTTCTTGACTGCGTCATACCTTACATCGATGACCCTAAGGACCGGGACGCCGTTTCCCAGGTGTGTCGACGTTGGTACGAGCTCGACTCCCTTACCCGGAAGCACGTCACCATCGCCCTCTGCTACACCACCACGCCGGCGCGTCTCCGCCGTCGCTTTCCGCACCTGGAGTCCCTTAAACTGAAGGGGAAGCCCCGCGCCGCAATGTTCAACCTGATTCCCGAGGATTGGGGAGGCCACGTCACCCCCTGGGTTGAGGAAATCTCTCAGTACTTCGATTGCCTGAAGAGCCTCCACTTCCGCCGCATGATTGTCACCGATTCCGATCTTCAGCTCCTCGCTCGCTCCCGAGGTCACGTGCTGCAAGCTCTCAAGCTTGACAAGTGCTCCGGTTTCTCCACCGATGGACTTCTCCATATTGGTCGCCTTTGCAA GAATTTGAGAGTGCTGTTTCTGGAGGAAAGTTCTATAATTGAGAAGGACGGAGAATGGCTACACGAACTTGCTTTGAATAATACAGTTCTTGAGGATCTGAATTTTTACTTGACAGACATTGCTTGTATAAGGAATCAGGACCTTGAACTCCTGGCTAGAAATTGCCCCAACCTAGTGTCTGTGAAACTTACTGATTGTGAAATACTTGATCTTGTGAACTTCTTTAAGCATGCGTCTGCTCTGGAAGAGTTTTGTGGAGGCACCTACAACGCGGAACCAGAAAATTACTCTGCTATATCATTGCCAGCAAAGTTATGTCGATTGGGTTTAACGTATATTGGAAAGAATGAGTTGCCCATAGTGTTCTTATTTGCAGGCGTACTAAAAAAATTGGATCTCCTCTATGCAATGCTGGACACAGAGGATCATTGTACCTTAATCCGAAAGTGTCCAAATCTGGAAGTCCTTGAG ACGAGGAATGTAATTGGCGATAGAGGGTTAGAAGTTCTTGGTCGTTGTTGTAGGAGGCTAAAAAGGCTTAGGATTGAAAGGGGTGATGATGATCAAGGAATGGAGGATGAAGAAGGTACTGTGTCTCATAGAGGGCTAATAGCCTTGTCACAGGGCTGTTCAGAGCTTGAATACATGGCTGTTTACGTGTCCGATATTACAAATGCATCTCTGGAACATATTGGAAGTCACTTAAAAAAGCTATGCGATTTTCGCCTAGTGTTACTTGatcatgaaaagaaaataactgACTTGCCACTTGACAACGGAGTGAGGGCTCTTCTGAGGGGCTGTGAGAAGCTGAGAAGATTTGCTCTATATCTGAGGCGGGGGGGTTTGACTGATGTAGGTCTTGGTTACATAGGACAGTACAGTTCAAATGTTCGATGGATGCTGCTCGGGTATGTGGGAGAGTCTGATGCAGGGCTTTTGGAATTCTCAAAGGGGTGTCCTAGTCTTCAGAAACTTGAAATGAGAGGGTGTTCTTTTTTCAGTGAGCGAGCACTTGCTGTTGCTGCAACGCGATTAACTTCTCTAAGGTACTTGTGGGTTCAAGGGTATGGAGCATCTCCATCTGGGCATGACCTTTTGGCAATGGCTCGCCCATTTTGGAACATTGAGCTGATTCCTTCTAGAAAGGTGCCTAACCATCAGGATGAGACTCTAGTTGTTGAGCATCCAGCTCATATTCTTGCCTATTATTCTCTTGCAGGGCAGAGATCAGATTTTCCAGATACTGTTGTGCCTTTGGACACTGCCACGCGTCGTGTTGACGCCTAG